The DNA region CAGCCCTGCTATTTGTTCAGAACAAACTTTAAAATCACTCAAAATAATGCTCGAAAGAGTGGTCGAAAAAGGAACAGCAAAAAACTTAAACCATTCGCCTTACAAAATTGCAGGTAAAACAGGTACGGCTCAAATAGCAAGGGGCAAACATGGATATAAAGACGAAAATGCGGTTAAAACCTATCGTGCGTCGTTTGTAGGTTATTTCCCTGCCGATAATCCTAAATATAGTATTATAGTGGTAGTCAATTCACCTTCAAACAGTGTTTATTATGGCAATTTAGTAGCAGGACCGATTTTTAAAGAAATTGCAGATAAAATTTATGCCACTCATGTAGATATCCAAAAAGATTACGTTGCTGCTGATAGTTTACAAAACAAACTTCCTGTTATTAAAAAAGGATATGCCAAAGATATTATGGCATTAAAAAAATATTTTCGTTTACAAAATGTTATTGAAAATCCATCACTTAGATGGGCGGTTGCTCATGCCAATGACAAAAAAATAATTTTAAAATCATTTAATTATTCGAAAAAGTATGTGCCCGATGTTGTAGGAATGGGGTTACGCGATGCTATGCATATTTTAGGAAATGCTGGTATGGAGGTAAGAATCGTAGGAAGAGGCAAAGTTGTTAAACAGTCATTGCCGGCAGGAACTCAAATAGAAAAAGGTGCCATTATTTATTTGGAATTAAGCTAAGTATGAAAACAATAAGCGACATATTAAAATATATCCAACCATTAGAGATCGTTGGTAATGTTACCGAAAAGAAAATTAATAAGCTTTACCTCGATTCAAAAATGGTAAAGCCCAATTCTTTGTTTATTGCTATTAAAGGGACTAATGTAGATGGACATCAGTTTATAGATGACGCTATTTTAAATGGTGCTTCGTTTATAGTGTGCGAAAAAATACCATTAGATATTAGAAGCGATGTTGTTTACATTAAAGTAGAAGATACATTAAAAGTAACAAGTAAAATAGCAGCAGCATATTACGATTTTCCCTCAGAGAAACTAAAGGTAGTTGGTGTAACAGGGACGAACGGAAAAACTACTATTGCTACACTTTTGTATCGCTTATTCCGCTATATGGGAGAACGTGTAGGATTATTATCGACTGTTATCAATTATGTCGATTCTAAAATGTATCCTGCTACTCACACCACACCAAACCCAATTGAATTGCAACGATTATTACACAAAATGGTTGAAGCTGGTTGTCAATATTGTTTCATGGAGGTAAGTTCACATGCTGTTGTACAACATCGTATCGATGAGGTTAAATTTACGGGTGGAATATTTACAAATATTACACACGACCACCTCGACTATCATAAAACTTTTGAAGAATATCTTAAAGCAAAGAAAACATTTTTTGATCATTTGCCAAACGATGCTTTTGCATTAACGAATATAGACGATAAAAATGGCAAAATTATAGTTCAAAATACAAAAGCAAAAGTTTATACTTATGCATTAAAGAGCTTAGCCGATTTTCATGCTAAAATATTAGAAAAGCATTTAGATGGTACACTTGTGCAATTCGATAATCAAGAGGTTTGGATCAACCTTATCGGCGAGTTTAATACATATAATATGTTAGCTATTTATGCTGCAGCAATTTTACTTCAAAAAAATAAAGAGCAAATACTAACTGATATAAGCCTATTGAAAGCAGTTGATGGACGTTTTGAATATTTCAATTCGCCTCAAGGATATACAGCCA from Bacteroidales bacterium includes:
- a CDS encoding UDP-N-acetylmuramoyl-L-alanyl-D-glutamate--2,6-diaminopimelate ligase, which translates into the protein MKTISDILKYIQPLEIVGNVTEKKINKLYLDSKMVKPNSLFIAIKGTNVDGHQFIDDAILNGASFIVCEKIPLDIRSDVVYIKVEDTLKVTSKIAAAYYDFPSEKLKVVGVTGTNGKTTIATLLYRLFRYMGERVGLLSTVINYVDSKMYPATHTTPNPIELQRLLHKMVEAGCQYCFMEVSSHAVVQHRIDEVKFTGGIFTNITHDHLDYHKTFEEYLKAKKTFFDHLPNDAFALTNIDDKNGKIIVQNTKAKVYTYALKSLADFHAKILEKHLDGTLVQFDNQEVWINLIGEFNTYNMLAIYAAAILLQKNKEQILTDISLLKAVDGRFEYFNSPQGYTAIVDYAHTPDALIKVLTTINDLKKENAKVIVVVGAGGNRDKTKRPIMAKEAARLCDKLILTSDNPRYEKPEDILNDMLQGLESIERQKTLTIVDRKEAIRTALMLAQNNDIVLVAGKGHETYQEINGVKHHFDDREVIKQYLKI